A region of the Cellulomonas sp. WB94 genome:
ACCGGGCCACCACGACCGTCATCCCCATCCGGCCGAGCGGCGTGATGAGCACCAGCCAGCCGGCCAGCACCCACCACCACGACACGGGCGAGGCCCAGGGCGCGGTCCCCGTTGCGGCGACCACGTTGTCGATCACGGCCAGCCACGTGAGCCAGCGCAGCCCGATCACGCCGTGCAGCGGCAGCGCCGCGAGCGACTGGATCACCTGGGCCCGGCGCGGCGTCGGCGCGACGCTGCGTGTCTCGCCCGCCGGGGTCGGCTCGAGCTCCTCGAGCCGCTGGGCGAGCGCGCCGAGGCGCGGGTTCTCGTAGACGTCCGCGACCGTGACGTTCGGGTACCGCTCGCGCAGCGCGGACACGAGCTGGGCCGCCGACAGGCTCCCCCCACCGTCCGCGAAGAAGTCGGCGTCGGCGTCCAGGACTGCGACGCCGAGCGTGCGCGTCCACAGCTCGGCCAACCAGCCCGCCGCACCGACGAGGGTGGCGGGGGTCGCGGACTCGGGCTCGAGCCGCTCGAGCGGCCAGGGCAGCGCGTCGCGGTCGACCTTCCCGGAACCGCGCGTCGGGATCGACCCGACCGGCGCGAGCAGCGGGATGAGCGGGGCGGGCAGGCGCAACGCAAGCAGCGCCCGGAGCGCCGGCAGGTCGAGCTCCACGTCGGGCGCCGGCGCGAGGTAGCCGACGAGGACCTGGTGGCCCGCCGTGGTGGTCCTGACGGCGGCCGCAGCCCCCGCGATGCCCGGCAGCGCCAGCAGGGCGGCGTCGACCTCGCCGAGCTCGATGCGTCGCCCGCCCAGCTTGACCTGGTCGTCGGCGCGGCCGATGAAGACGAGCCCCGCCGCGTCGTACCGCACCAGGTCGCCGGTGCGGTACGCGCGCTGCCACCCCAGGGCCGGGAGCGGCGCGAACCTCTCCGCGTCGCGCACGGGGTCGAGGTAGCGGGCCAGCCCCACCCCGCCGATGACCAGCTCGCCGATCTCGCCTGCCTCGACGACCCGGCCGGCGCCGTCGACGACGCTCAGGTCCCAGCCGTCCAACGGCACCCCGATGCGCACCGGTCCCGCACCCGTGAGCCGCGCCGCGCACGCCACGACCGTGGTCTCGGTCGGCCCGTAGGTGTTCCAGACCTCCCGACCGGGCACCGTGAGCCGCGCGGCCAGCTCGGGCGGGCAGGCCTCGCCGCCGAAGACGAGGAGCCGGACGCCGGTCAGGTCCTCCGCGCGCCACAGCCCCGCCAGGGTCGGCACCGTCGAGATGGCCGTGATTCCCTGGACCGTAAGCCACGGGCCGAGATCCATGCCGGTCCGCACGAGTGCTCGGGGCGCAGGGACGAGGCAGGCACCGTGCGCCCACGCGAGCCACATCTCCTCGCACGACGCGTCGAAGGCCACGGAGAGGCCAGCGAGGACCCTGTCGCCGGGACCGATCGGCCGTCCCGTGAGGAACAGCCGAGACTCCGCATCGACGAAGGCCGCCGCCGAACGGTGGCTCACGGCGACCCCCTTGGGGGTTCCGGTCGAGCCCGACGTGAAGATGACCCACGCGTCGTCCTGGGGCGCGGGTCGCCTCACGACCCTGCGCCCCGCTGCCTGGACGGCCGGACGGCGATGCACGATCTCTCCCTCGCCGACCAGGATCGCCGCGACGTCGGCCTCGTCGAACACCATCCGCGCGCGTTCGTCAGGGTCGTCGGCATCGACCGGGACGTAGGCAGCGCCCGCCTCGAGCACGCCCAGGATCGCCACGTAGAGCTCGACGGTGCCCGACGGGATGCGGATGCCGACCCGGTCGCCGCGTCGGATCCCCACCGCGGCCAGCTCGGCTGCCTTGGCCACGACCGCCGTGGCCAGCTCGGCGTACGTGAGCTCGACCGAGCCGTCGTCGATCGCGAGCGCGTCACCGTTCGCGCGGGCTGTCGCGTGGAGGATGTCGCAGAGGGTCCGCTCCTCCGCCGCGGCCGCGAACCGGTGGTAGATCCGCCCGAGATCGGCGTCTGCGGTGGGTTCGCTCACGTCAAGAACCCCTCGTGGTTGGCTCGCCGCGGTCAGGTGCCCATGATGGTCCCATGTCGGTCTCCGTGCCCACGGGCTCGTCCACGTTCGCACGGACGCTTCTGGCACGGCAGATCGACGATCTGCGCGCGGCCGACGCCGACGTCCGCGCGGGCGGGACGGACGCGATCCACGCCGTCCGCATCGCCGCGCGTCGACTGCGCTCCACGCTGACGTCGTACCGCGCGCTCCTCCCGTCCGTGGAGGCTGCACGACTCGCCGACGAGCTCCGGTGGCTGGGCGCTGCCCTGAGCCCCGCGCGCGACGCGCAGGTCATGCGCGACCGCCTCCTCGGCGCGCTCGCCGCCACTCCGGACGACCTCGTGGTCGGGCCCGTCGGGGACCGCATCCGCGCTGCCCTCGACGACGACGCACGCCGCGGGCAGGAGGAGGCGGCCGCGGCGCTGAGCTCGGCTCGTTACGCCGGCCTGCTCGCCGACCTCGACGCGCTGGCCCGGACCGAGCAGCCGAGCGAGGTGCGCACGCGATCGGCGTCGGGGGCCGCGCAGCGAGCCCTGCGTGCGGACGTGCGGCTCGCGCGCCGCGCGATGCGAGCGACCCGAGCCGACCTGTCGGACACGGAGCGGGACGTCGCGCTCCACGAGGCGCGCAAGAAGGCCAAGAGGCTGCACTACTCGGCGGAGTCGGCAGCTGACGTCCTCGGGCGCCCAGCGGACGAGCTCGCCGAGGCGGCTCACGGCGTCCAGGACCTGCTCGGAGAGCACCAGGACAGCGTCGTCGCCCGGGGATACCTGCTCCGCCTCGCGCAGGAGGCCCGCGCCGCCGGGGACGACACCTTCACGCTCGGCCTCCTGCACGCGCGCGAGCAGGAGGCAGCCCGCACCGACCCCTCGACCACGAGGGCCGCATGGCGACGCATCGCTCGGGCCGCGCGACGGCTCGGCGACTGAACGACGAGCCGCCACCTGTCACGCGACCGTCACGCGTCGCGCGGCCGTCGCACCCCACGGACCGCGACTGCGGTCATCGGGTCGTCCGGCCACGCGTGCCGGGGGTAGCGACGACGCAGCTCGCCCCGCACCTGCGGGTATCCCGTCCGCCAGAACGACTCCAGGTCAGCGGTCACCGCGACCGGCCGACGCGCCGGCGACAGCAGGTGCAGCACGAGCGGGACGCGACCGTCCGCGATCCGGGGCGTTGCCCGCCAGCCGAACACCTCTTGGACGCGTACCGCGAGCACCGGCTGGTCGGGCTCGTAGTCGATGTGCACGCCCGCGCCGCTCGGGACCACGACCCGATCGGGGGCAAGCTCGTCGAGGCGGCCCGCCTGCGGCCACGGCAGCATCCGCCGCAGGGCGGAGGTCACGTCGACCCGCTGCAGGTCTCGCGCGCCCCGGATCCGAGCGAGGTCCGGACCGAGCCATCCGTCGACGTCGGCCATGAGGGCGTCGTCCGAGACGTCGGGCCAGGGCGGTCCGAGGGTCGCGTGCAGGAACGCCAGCCGGCGCCGGAGGCTGGTCGCCGTCGCTGACCACGGCAGAAGCTCGAGACCGTCACGGGCGAGACCGTCGCGGACCGCAGCGGCCACGAGCGCACGCGGCGGGTCGGTGATCGCTGCGGAGGACAGCTCGATCGCGCCCAGACGCCGGGTGCGCCGCGCGACGACCCGACCGTCCGCCCAGGAGACGCTGTCCTCTTCCGTGAGCAGCGACGGTGCCGCCTCGAGCGCGAGCGCCTCGTCGAGCGGCGCTGCGGAGCGGACCGTCGCGTCGCGTCGTCCCCCGCCACGGTCCGCGTCCGCGATCGCCAGCCACGTGAACCCTGCCAACGGGGACGCCTCCGCCGGGAGGGACGCGCCGGTCCCCGATGCCATCAGGTAGGTCGAGCCGTTCGGACGTCGGCGTGCGATGCGGTCGGGGTGGGCCAGGGCGACGACGAGCCCGACGGCGAGGTCGTCGGTGAGGTGACCGGCGCCTGCCCGAGCCCGGGTGCCGGGCGGCAGGGCGGAACGCAGCCGCTGCGTCTGAGCGACCCACGCCGCAGTGTCGGGACTGCCTCGCCGCACGGCCCGCAGAGCCGCGACGAGGTCGCCGCCGGGGGCGCGCACGTCGTCCGCGAGCAGCGCGACGACCTCCGCGGCGCGATCCGACCCGACGGCGCCCGACGCGTCGAGGAGCGCGCGCGCCAGCCGCGGGTCGGCCGCGATCCCGGCGATCCGCCGCCCGCGCTCGGTGACCCGGCCGTCCGCGTCGACCGCGCCGATCCCGACCAGGGTGGTGCGCGCTGCGGCGAGCGCGGCCTCGGGCGGCGGGTCCATGAGCGCGAGGCCCACGCCGTCGGGGCTCCCCCAGCAGGCGAGGTCGAGGGCGAAGGCCGTGAGGTCGGCCGTCCTGATCTCGGGTTCGGGGTGCTCGCGCAGCCGCGCGTGCTCGGCGAGCGACCAGCACCGGTACACAGCTCCCGGTCCCTCACGGCCCGCGCGGCCCGCACGCTGGTCGGCGGCAGCCCGGCTCACCCCGACGGTGACGAGACCCGCGAGACCCCGTCGATGATCGGTGCGGGGCTCGCGCGAGAAGCCGGCGTCCACGACGACCCGGACGCCCGGGACGGTCAAGGACGACTCGGCGACGGCGGTCGAGACGACGACCCGGCGGCGCGGCCCCGGCGTCAGCGCGAGGTCCTGCTCCCGGTGGGGCAGTCGCCCGTGCAGCGGGCGGACATCTGCCTCGATCCCCGCGAGCCGGCGCGCGACGCCGTCGACCTCGCCGGCGCCCGGCACGAACACCAGGACGTCGCCCGCGCTCTCGGCCAGCGCCCGGCGCGTGCACGCCGCGACGTGGTCGAGAAACCCCCGGGTGACCCCGCGCTCGTCGGTCCGCGCGACCCGCGCAGGTGGCGGGCACCACAGCTGCGCCACGGGGTGCAGGGCGCTCGTGACCGCGACGACGGGTGCCGGGTCGGGCCCTCCGAGCAGGTCGGCCGTGCGCTCCGCCTCGACCGTCGCAGACATCGCGACGAGCGTCAGGCCGGGGCGCAGGTGGGTGCGCACGTCCACGAGGAGCGCGAGGGCGAGATCACCGTCGAGCGCCCGCTCGTGGCACTCGTCGAGCACGACGACGTCCACGCCCGGGAGGTCGGGGTCGCGCTGCAGCCGGCGCAGCAGGACGCCCGTCGTGACGAACTCGACCCGCGTGTTCCGGCCGCTGCGGTGCTCGCCGCGGACCGCGTACCCCACGCTCTCCCCGACCGGCTCGCCGAGCAGCTGCGCGAGCCTCCGCGCGGCTGCTCGGACTGCGATGCGCCGCGGCTGGGTCACGACGACGCGCCCCTCGACGAGCGCCGCGAGGGCGGGCGGCACGATCGTCGTCTTGCCGGTACCCGGCGGAGCCTGCACGACTGCGAGCCCGCGCGCAGCGACCGCGGCGGTCAGGGCGGAAAGCCCGGCGAGCACCGGGAGGTCGGGCGGGGCAGCCAGGAGCCTGCGGATCGGGTCGTCGGCCACCCGTGAAGTGTGCCTGCCTCCCGCCCGCCCGAGCGACGAACCGCGCGGCGACATGCGCCGAGGCCGCCGCAAGAGGAACCTGGAGCCGGCGCCCGATCCAGGGTGACCCGCGACGAGAACATCACACCCGGAAGACCGACGGAGACGACATGTCGACCCTGCCCCCCACCGTGCGCCTCGAGACCGGGCAGGGCGGGTTGCCCGTCCTGCGCGTGACCTCACCCGGTTCCACCGCGGAGATCTACCTCCACGGCGCCCATGTCACGAGCTGGGTGCCGACGGGTCAGAAGCCCGTGGTGTGGCTCAGCACCGAGAGCCGGTTCGACGCGGGATCGGCCATCCGTGGCGGGGTCCCGATCTGCTTCCCGTGGTTCGGCGCACGCGCCGGTCACCCCGAGGCCCCGCAGCACGGTTTCGCCCGGCTGGCCGACTGGGAGCTCGTCGACGCCCGCGACGAGGGTGACGACGTCATCGTCCAGCTCCGCCTGACCGACAGCGAGGCGACCCGCACGTCCGCCTGGCCGTACCTCTTCGAGGCGACGTTCACCGTCGTGGTCGGCGCACAGCTGACGATGACGCTGGAGGTCGCCAACCGCGACACCACGGAGTTCACCTTCGAGGAGGCGCTGCACACGTACCTCGCCGTCGGCGACGTCCGCTCGACGGCGATCACCGGTCTCGAGGGGACGGACTACGTGGACCGGCCGACTGGTCCCGACCCCCTCCCGGGCGAGGCCGGACCG
Encoded here:
- a CDS encoding CHAD domain-containing protein translates to MSVSVPTGSSTFARTLLARQIDDLRAADADVRAGGTDAIHAVRIAARRLRSTLTSYRALLPSVEAARLADELRWLGAALSPARDAQVMRDRLLGALAATPDDLVVGPVGDRIRAALDDDARRGQEEAAAALSSARYAGLLADLDALARTEQPSEVRTRSASGAAQRALRADVRLARRAMRATRADLSDTERDVALHEARKKAKRLHYSAESAADVLGRPADELAEAAHGVQDLLGEHQDSVVARGYLLRLAQEARAAGDDTFTLGLLHAREQEAARTDPSTTRAAWRRIARAARRLGD
- the hrpB gene encoding ATP-dependent helicase HrpB, which produces MADDPIRRLLAAPPDLPVLAGLSALTAAVAARGLAVVQAPPGTGKTTIVPPALAALVEGRVVVTQPRRIAVRAAARRLAQLLGEPVGESVGYAVRGEHRSGRNTRVEFVTTGVLLRRLQRDPDLPGVDVVVLDECHERALDGDLALALLVDVRTHLRPGLTLVAMSATVEAERTADLLGGPDPAPVVAVTSALHPVAQLWCPPPARVARTDERGVTRGFLDHVAACTRRALAESAGDVLVFVPGAGEVDGVARRLAGIEADVRPLHGRLPHREQDLALTPGPRRRVVVSTAVAESSLTVPGVRVVVDAGFSREPRTDHRRGLAGLVTVGVSRAAADQRAGRAGREGPGAVYRCWSLAEHARLREHPEPEIRTADLTAFALDLACWGSPDGVGLALMDPPPEAALAAARTTLVGIGAVDADGRVTERGRRIAGIAADPRLARALLDASGAVGSDRAAEVVALLADDVRAPGGDLVAALRAVRRGSPDTAAWVAQTQRLRSALPPGTRARAGAGHLTDDLAVGLVVALAHPDRIARRRPNGSTYLMASGTGASLPAEASPLAGFTWLAIADADRGGGRRDATVRSAAPLDEALALEAAPSLLTEEDSVSWADGRVVARRTRRLGAIELSSAAITDPPRALVAAAVRDGLARDGLELLPWSATATSLRRRLAFLHATLGPPWPDVSDDALMADVDGWLGPDLARIRGARDLQRVDVTSALRRMLPWPQAGRLDELAPDRVVVPSGAGVHIDYEPDQPVLAVRVQEVFGWRATPRIADGRVPLVLHLLSPARRPVAVTADLESFWRTGYPQVRGELRRRYPRHAWPDDPMTAVAVRGVRRPRDA
- a CDS encoding D-hexose-6-phosphate mutarotase, with the protein product MSTLPPTVRLETGQGGLPVLRVTSPGSTAEIYLHGAHVTSWVPTGQKPVVWLSTESRFDAGSAIRGGVPICFPWFGARAGHPEAPQHGFARLADWELVDARDEGDDVIVQLRLTDSEATRTSAWPYLFEATFTVVVGAQLTMTLEVANRDTTEFTFEEALHTYLAVGDVRSTAITGLEGTDYVDRPTGPDPLPGEAGPVRFTGPTDRIYLATTAQTTVHDEVGGRSVTVAKDGSATTVVWNPWIDNALAMADFGDDEWTGMVCVETCNVRGDSVLLEPDQSHTMTARLGVSGPPNP
- a CDS encoding Pls/PosA family non-ribosomal peptide synthetase, with product MYHRFAAAAEERTLCDILHATARANGDALAIDDGSVELTYAELATAVVAKAAELAAVGIRRGDRVGIRIPSGTVELYVAILGVLEAGAAYVPVDADDPDERARMVFDEADVAAILVGEGEIVHRRPAVQAAGRRVVRRPAPQDDAWVIFTSGSTGTPKGVAVSHRSAAAFVDAESRLFLTGRPIGPGDRVLAGLSVAFDASCEEMWLAWAHGACLVPAPRALVRTGMDLGPWLTVQGITAISTVPTLAGLWRAEDLTGVRLLVFGGEACPPELAARLTVPGREVWNTYGPTETTVVACAARLTGAGPVRIGVPLDGWDLSVVDGAGRVVEAGEIGELVIGGVGLARYLDPVRDAERFAPLPALGWQRAYRTGDLVRYDAAGLVFIGRADDQVKLGGRRIELGEVDAALLALPGIAGAAAAVRTTTAGHQVLVGYLAPAPDVELDLPALRALLALRLPAPLIPLLAPVGSIPTRGSGKVDRDALPWPLERLEPESATPATLVGAAGWLAELWTRTLGVAVLDADADFFADGGGSLSAAQLVSALRERYPNVTVADVYENPRLGALAQRLEELEPTPAGETRSVAPTPRRAQVIQSLAALPLHGVIGLRWLTWLAVIDNVVAATGTAPWASPVSWWWVLAGWLVLITPLGRMGMTVVVARSLLRGVKPGRYPRGGSMHLRLWFTEAFAAAAGADNLAGAPWVSTYARALGAKIGRHVDLHSLPPVTGLLTLGKGCSIEPEVDLTGHWLDGDVLHIGKVRVDARATVGSRSVLAPGIRVGQGAEIPAGSAVLVSVPPGELWTGSPAVFAGPARRDWPHRRAPRAPGWVAVYGLTAAVLGALPLLAGACGLAVVGLGVRGSTTLGAATRGAMLWVPVGAVAMFVVLAVLTLAAVRLLGLGLSEGHHPVRSRVGWQVWATERLMDDARTWLFPLYSSLVTPAWLRALGATVGRDVEASTVLLLPRMTTIGDGAFLADDTLIGSYELGRGWLRIDRAKIGKRAFLGNSGMTAAGRAVPKRGLVAVLSATPEHAKSGTSWLGSPPVRLRRAPTASDERLTFTPPARLRVARGVVEVLRVVPVMCTVGIGVGLLAALQAVLDAWGGLAAGLLAGPLALVAATVACAFATVAKWVLVGRLRVGEHLLWSSFVWRNELADTFVETVAVPWFARSALGTPALNVWLRSLGARIGRGVWCETIWLPEADLVALGDGASVNRGCVLQTHLFHD